A window of Brevibacterium ihuae contains these coding sequences:
- a CDS encoding ornithine cyclodeaminase family protein, producing the protein MRILDENTVTAALDYAGAIEALRTALTSDFDPADDATRLSAPLSRGEFLFMPAEIGAYAAVKVLTVTPDNPAAGHPRIQGSCLLLDSRTHCTLAILDGPAITNLRTPAVSLAGVSDALTARFPDGVRMTVFGAGVQGLLHVHAARAVVPVKEATVVVRSAGRGADFLRGLAALGIPGTEVVGADDSGADSADLTAALAASDLVVTATSAAEPLFDDAAIRDDAVVIAMGSHSPEARELPAALLGRSTVIVESRHTALDECGDVVLAIADGALTIEDTVTFKEVVTSGGAVLAGDRPVVFKTSGMSWEDLVVSTAVYEKAS; encoded by the coding sequence ATGAGGATTCTGGACGAGAACACCGTCACCGCGGCGCTCGACTACGCCGGAGCGATCGAGGCGCTACGCACCGCGCTCACCTCGGACTTCGATCCCGCCGACGACGCCACCCGGCTGTCGGCCCCGCTGAGTCGGGGCGAGTTCCTCTTCATGCCCGCGGAGATCGGCGCCTACGCCGCGGTCAAGGTCCTCACCGTGACCCCGGACAACCCCGCGGCGGGCCACCCGCGGATCCAGGGCAGCTGCCTGCTCCTCGATTCGCGGACCCACTGCACGCTCGCGATCCTCGACGGCCCGGCGATCACCAACCTGCGGACCCCGGCGGTGTCGCTGGCCGGAGTGTCCGACGCGCTCACCGCGCGGTTCCCCGACGGTGTCCGGATGACCGTGTTCGGCGCTGGGGTGCAGGGTCTCCTCCATGTCCACGCGGCGCGCGCCGTCGTCCCGGTGAAGGAGGCGACCGTGGTCGTCCGCTCCGCCGGGCGCGGGGCCGACTTCCTCCGCGGTCTCGCCGCCCTCGGGATCCCCGGGACCGAGGTCGTCGGCGCCGACGACTCGGGTGCCGACTCCGCCGACCTCACCGCGGCGCTCGCGGCCTCCGACCTCGTCGTCACAGCGACCTCGGCCGCTGAGCCGCTGTTCGACGACGCGGCGATCCGCGACGACGCCGTCGTCATCGCCATGGGCTCCCACAGCCCCGAGGCGCGCGAACTGCCCGCGGCTCTGCTCGGCCGCAGCACGGTGATCGTCGAGAGCCGACACACGGCGCTCGACGAATGCGGCGACGTCGTCCTCGCGATCGCCGACGGCGCTCTCACCATCGAGGACACCGTGACCTTCAAGGAGGTCGTCACGAGCGGCGGCGCCGTCCTCGCAGGCGACCGCCCCGTGGTGTTCAAGACCTCGGGCATGTCGTGGGAGGACCTCGTCGTGTCCACCGCGGTCTACGAGAAGGCGTCGTGA
- a CDS encoding GNAT family N-acetyltransferase, with product MTGLVPQVAGAADVDDLVALIESAYRGDASRAGWTTEADLLDGQRTDADMVAEMMALPGSVVLLLRDEAGAALATVNLRDLAGGTVYFGSFAVSPRGQGRGVGSALMDAAEAFARDRFAAERMRMTVIDQRAELIAFYERRGYVRTGEREPFPYGDVRFGEPRTDDLEFVVLVKEFDPQAV from the coding sequence GTGACCGGCCTCGTGCCGCAGGTGGCCGGCGCCGCCGATGTCGACGACCTCGTCGCGCTCATCGAGTCGGCGTACCGGGGCGACGCCTCGCGCGCCGGCTGGACCACCGAGGCCGACCTGCTCGACGGCCAGCGCACCGACGCGGACATGGTCGCCGAGATGATGGCCCTGCCCGGCAGCGTCGTGCTCCTGCTCCGGGACGAGGCGGGCGCCGCGCTCGCCACCGTCAACCTCCGCGACCTCGCCGGCGGCACGGTGTACTTCGGCTCCTTCGCGGTGTCACCGCGCGGGCAGGGGCGCGGGGTGGGCAGTGCGCTCATGGACGCCGCCGAGGCCTTCGCCCGCGATCGCTTCGCCGCCGAGCGGATGCGGATGACCGTCATCGATCAGCGCGCCGAGCTCATCGCCTTCTACGAGCGCCGCGGCTACGTGCGGACCGGCGAGCGCGAGCCCTTCCCGTACGGCGATGTGCGGTTCGGCGAACCGCGCACCGATGATCTCGAGTTCGTCGTCCTCGTCAAGGAGTTCGATCCGCAGGCGGTGTGA
- a CDS encoding SLC13 family permease: protein MLAQIAAIVIFIALFALGAIRGVHIGVLMVAGAAGTALLLTDLPMDEVVAGFPLSIMVLLVGVTYFFAIAQTNGTVDRIIDAALSRIGSKAALIPVVFFVLTSGIAAMGAPLAGLVMMPVGMQVARRYGVDYALMGLSICFGIGAGGFAPTSLYGIVTYGTAHDAGIGLNPLLLFGITVLVYLILLLAAYAMFGRGFFSRRGRGNGSADRLDVPDLAPISGPPGNHPFERETALRRGSASTAGIAFGEGDEDDAAFDAAHADDHDAPLPPFTPIQILTVICMIGLIAAVVAIAAFGLEPDIGLLCFAFAALLTVVDPGTGKNAVGKIDWSTVLLVGGIIMFVGVLETMGAVDLLGEGAKAIGSPIIAALVLCAVGGLVSAFASTTGILAALVPLALPLVADGSLPGWALITALGICSAVVDVSPFSTLGATVVATAPGEDKERLTRILLRFGLSMVVVGPVLLVGGLVVPAMLF from the coding sequence GTGCTCGCACAGATCGCCGCCATCGTCATCTTCATCGCCCTGTTCGCGCTCGGCGCGATCCGCGGGGTCCACATCGGCGTCCTCATGGTCGCGGGCGCCGCCGGCACCGCGCTCCTCCTCACCGACCTTCCGATGGACGAGGTCGTCGCCGGGTTCCCGCTGTCGATCATGGTGCTCCTCGTCGGCGTCACGTACTTCTTCGCGATCGCGCAGACGAACGGGACGGTCGACCGCATCATCGACGCGGCGCTCAGCCGCATCGGGTCGAAGGCCGCGCTCATCCCGGTCGTGTTCTTCGTCCTCACCTCCGGGATCGCCGCGATGGGCGCTCCCCTGGCCGGGCTCGTCATGATGCCGGTGGGCATGCAGGTCGCCCGCCGCTACGGCGTCGACTACGCCCTCATGGGCCTGTCGATCTGCTTCGGCATCGGCGCCGGCGGGTTCGCTCCGACGAGCCTCTACGGCATCGTCACCTACGGCACCGCCCACGACGCCGGGATCGGCCTCAACCCCCTGCTCCTGTTCGGGATCACCGTCCTCGTCTACCTGATTCTGCTCCTCGCCGCCTATGCGATGTTCGGCCGCGGGTTCTTCTCCCGCCGCGGCCGCGGCAACGGATCCGCGGATCGGCTCGACGTGCCCGATCTCGCGCCGATCAGCGGCCCGCCCGGCAACCATCCGTTCGAGCGCGAGACCGCGCTCCGACGGGGCTCGGCCTCGACCGCGGGGATCGCGTTCGGCGAGGGCGACGAGGACGATGCGGCCTTCGATGCCGCCCATGCGGACGACCACGACGCACCGCTGCCCCCGTTCACCCCGATCCAGATCCTCACCGTGATCTGCATGATCGGGCTCATCGCGGCCGTCGTCGCCATCGCCGCCTTCGGCCTCGAACCCGACATCGGTCTGCTGTGCTTCGCGTTCGCCGCGCTACTCACCGTCGTCGACCCGGGTACGGGGAAGAACGCCGTCGGCAAGATCGACTGGTCGACCGTGCTGCTCGTCGGCGGCATCATCATGTTCGTCGGCGTCCTCGAGACGATGGGAGCGGTCGATCTGCTCGGCGAGGGAGCGAAGGCCATCGGATCGCCGATCATCGCCGCGCTCGTCCTCTGCGCGGTCGGCGGTCTCGTGTCCGCGTTCGCCTCGACGACCGGGATCCTCGCCGCACTCGTGCCGCTCGCGCTCCCGCTCGTCGCCGACGGCAGCCTGCCGGGCTGGGCGCTCATCACCGCGCTCGGCATCTGCTCCGCGGTCGTCGACGTGTCCCCATTCTCCACCCTCGGTGCCACGGTGGTCGCCACGGCGCCCGGGGAGGACAAGGAGCGGCTCACGCGGATCCTGCTGCGGTTCGGCCTGTCGATGGTCGTCGTCGGGCCGGTCCTCCTCGTCGGCGGCCTCGTCGTCCCCGCGATGCTGTTCTGA
- a CDS encoding MFS transporter translates to MPSPLAAQQAKLIAAQLFSGAGIASGYAVGGLLAEQITGRTAMAGFAQMSVIFGAGVVAYPLAALAARAGRRTALTLGFGIGTLGALVVLLGVALSFLPLFMLGMMMCGSSTAAGLQARYAAVDFADPRSTGRAMSLVVWATTVGSVLGPNFTAPGARLGEALGMDPLAGPYLISMLAFAIAAFSASTLARGVSTSGAPASDAPVGDDSADGAPTAAAPSAAAAGRLGLGEALRYALARPVPAFAIVTIITGQMMMTNVMVMTPVHMDHQGFSLGAVGIVVSIHIAGMYALSPLFGWMSDRWGPGSVIGAGTVVFAVTIVLGVVDALAERSSMPLLSTALLLLGVGWSMYLIGGSALLTRAVPPEAKVTLQGVSDSAMNLGGALMAATAGTVLGLGGFLWINLMATFVLAISVVFGIRAIPHLRRGAAEA, encoded by the coding sequence GTGCCGTCGCCGCTCGCTGCCCAGCAGGCCAAGCTCATCGCCGCCCAGCTGTTCTCCGGGGCCGGCATCGCCTCCGGGTACGCGGTGGGAGGTCTCCTCGCCGAGCAGATCACCGGGCGGACCGCGATGGCCGGCTTCGCGCAGATGAGCGTGATCTTCGGCGCCGGCGTCGTCGCCTACCCGCTCGCCGCGCTCGCCGCCCGTGCCGGACGGCGGACCGCGCTCACCCTGGGCTTCGGCATCGGCACCCTCGGCGCGCTCGTCGTCCTCCTCGGCGTCGCCCTGAGTTTCCTGCCGCTCTTCATGCTCGGGATGATGATGTGCGGGTCCTCCACCGCCGCCGGCCTCCAGGCGCGCTACGCCGCCGTCGATTTCGCCGACCCGCGGTCCACCGGTCGCGCGATGTCGCTCGTCGTCTGGGCGACGACGGTCGGCTCCGTGCTCGGTCCGAACTTCACCGCGCCCGGTGCCCGGCTGGGCGAGGCGCTCGGCATGGATCCGCTCGCCGGCCCCTACCTCATCTCGATGCTCGCCTTCGCGATCGCGGCCTTCTCCGCCTCGACGCTCGCCCGGGGGGTGAGCACCTCCGGCGCCCCGGCCTCGGATGCTCCCGTCGGCGACGACTCCGCCGACGGCGCCCCCACCGCGGCCGCGCCGTCGGCCGCCGCTGCCGGTCGCCTCGGGCTCGGCGAGGCGCTGCGGTACGCGCTCGCCCGTCCGGTGCCGGCGTTCGCGATCGTCACGATCATCACCGGGCAGATGATGATGACGAATGTCATGGTGATGACGCCGGTGCACATGGACCATCAGGGCTTCAGCCTCGGCGCGGTCGGCATCGTCGTGAGCATCCACATCGCCGGCATGTACGCGCTGTCCCCGCTGTTCGGCTGGATGTCCGACCGCTGGGGTCCGGGATCGGTCATCGGAGCGGGCACCGTCGTGTTCGCAGTGACGATCGTCCTCGGCGTCGTCGATGCGCTCGCCGAGCGCTCCTCGATGCCGCTGCTGAGCACCGCGCTCCTGCTCCTCGGCGTGGGCTGGTCGATGTACCTCATCGGCGGCTCCGCGCTCCTCACCCGCGCGGTGCCGCCGGAGGCGAAGGTCACCCTCCAGGGGGTGTCCGACTCCGCGATGAACCTCGGCGGGGCGCTCATGGCGGCGACGGCCGGCACCGTGCTCGGGCTCGGCGGGTTCCTGTGGATCAACCTCATGGCGACCTTCGTCCTCGCCATCTCCGTCGTGTTCGGCATCCGTGCGATCCCTCACCTCCGCCGAGGTGCCGCCGAGGCCTGA